In one Oryza glaberrima chromosome 2, OglaRS2, whole genome shotgun sequence genomic region, the following are encoded:
- the LOC127761684 gene encoding aluminum-activated malate transporter 10: protein MDAAAREAQVQGSLEWRVTVPEGSSVTVEHEAGVAERAWAWVVRMLVAVRAAVAGFARKVWKIGADDPRRAVHSLKVGLALTLVSIVYYTRPVYDGVGGNAMWAVMTVVVVFEYTVGGCMYKGFNRAVATASAGLLALGVNWVADKSGDKLEPFILSGSLFLLAAAATFSRFIPTVKARFDYGVTIFILTFSLVAVSGYRVDQLLDLAQQRMSTIGIGIVICLAVCVVIWPVWAGQELHLLTVRNMEKLAGAVEGCVEDYFAAKPAAAKSEGYKCVLNSKASEDSQANLARWEPPHGRFGFRHPYAQYTKVGAAMRHCAYCVEALNSCVRAEVQAPEHVKRLLGDVCTRLASQCARVLREASTSVAAMTSPKTLDFAVADMNTAVHELQGDLRALPPVLALEPAAEMSLMDAMPLFTVASLLIEISARIEGVVDAVETLASLASFKQVEDDDDKKGQTEMKVHPLNVPDDHDASTQESQTTTKHPEQV, encoded by the exons ATGGACGCCGCCGCGAGGGAAGCGCAGGTGCAGGGCAGTCTGGAATGGCGGGTGACGGTGCCGGAGGGCTCGTCGGTGACGGTGGAGCACGAGGCCGGCGTCGCCGAGAGGGCGTGGGCGTGGGTGGTGAGGATGCTGGTCGCGGtcagggcggcggtggccggcttCGCCAGGAAGGTGTGGAAGATCGGCGCCGACGATCCCCGGAGAGCGGTGCACAGCCTCAAAGTCGGCCTGGCTCTCACCCTCGTCTCCATCGTCTACTACACCAGGCCCGTgtacgacggcgtcggcggcaatGCCATGTGGGCCGTCATGACGGTTGTCGTGGTCTTCGAGTACACCGTCG GTGGATGCATGTACAAGGGATTCAACAGAGCCGTCGCGACGGCGAGCGCCGGGCTGCTCGCGCTCGGCGTGAACTGGGTGGCGGACAAATCCGGCGACAAGCTCGAGCCGTTCATCCTCAGCGGCTCCCTGTTTTTACTGG CTGCGGCGGCCACCTTCTCGCGGTTCATACCAACGGTGAAGGCGCGGTTCGACTACGGCGTGACCATCTTCATCCTGACGTTCAGCCTCGTCGCCGTGTCGGGGTACCGCGTCGACCAGCTGCTGGACCTGGCGCAGCAGCGGATGTCCACCATCGGCATCGGCATCGTCATCTGCCTCGCCGTCTGCGTCGTCATCTGGCCGGTGTGGGCCGGCCAGGAGCTGCACCTCCTCACGGTGCGCAACATGGagaagctcgccggcgccgtcgagggcTGCGTCGAGGACTACTTCGCGGCGAAGCCCGCCGCGGCCAAGTCGGAGGGGTACAAGTGCGTGCTCAACTCCAAGGCGTCGGAGGACTCGCAGGCCAACCTGGCGCGGTGGGAGCCGCCGCACGGGCGGTTCGGCTTCCGCCACCCGTACGCGCAGTACACCAAGGTGGGCGCCGCGATGCGCCACTGCGCGTACTGCGTCGAGGCGCTCAACAGCTGCGTCCGCGCCGAGGTCCAGGCGCCCGAGCACGTCAAGCGGCTGCTCGGCGACGTGTGCACGCGGCTGGCCTCGCAGTGCGCGCGGGTTCTCAGGGAGGCGTCCACCTCGGTCGCCGCCATGACCAGCCCCAAGACGCTGGACTTCGCCGTGGCGGACATGAACACGGCCGTGCACGAGCTTCAGGGCGACCTGCGCGCGCTCCCGCCCGTCCTGGCCTTGGaaccggcggcggagatgtCGCTGATGGACGCGATGCCGCTCTTCACCGTGGCGTCGCTGCTGATAGAGATATCGGCGAGGATCGAGGgcgtcgtcgacgccgtcgagaCGCTGGCCAGCCTCGCCAGCTTCAAGCAGGTGGAGGATGATGACGACAAGAAGGGACAAACCGAGATGAAAGTGCACCCGCTGAACGTGCCGGATGATCACGACGCGTCGACACAGGAAAGCCAGACTACAACGAAGCACCCTGAACAGGTCTAA
- the LOC127762971 gene encoding uncharacterized protein LOC127762971 gives MEFCPGCGMLLQIQPATGGNRLRFYCPTCPYVCPVKNKIVKKARLVKKEVEPIFSDSDAMKNAPKTTTTCPRCQNGEAYYRQMQIRSADEPMSTFYKCCREECQFDWRED, from the exons ATGGAGTTCTGCCCGGGGTGCGGGATGCTGCTGCAGATCCAGCCGGCCACCGGCGGGAACCGCCTGCGCTTCTACTGCCCCACCTGCCCCTACGTCTGCCCCGTCAAAAACAAG ATCGTGAAGAAGGCGAGACTGGTGAAGAAGGAGGTGGAGCCCATCTTCAGCGACAGCGACGCCATGAAGAATGCCCCTAAGACCACCA CTACATGCCCAAGGTGCCAAAATGGAGAAGCATACTACAGGCAGATGCAGATTCGATCAGCTGATGAGCCAATGTCTACATTTTACAAGTGTTGCAGAGAAGAATGCCAATTTGATTGGAGGGAGGACTGA
- the LOC127762970 gene encoding probable serine/threonine-protein kinase WNK4, whose amino-acid sequence MEVFGDLDKVDDAECVEVDPTRRYIRYNEVLGRGAMKTVYKAFDEVEGIEVAWSQVEIDEVMQSPDNLERLYSEVHLLKSLKHENVMKFYNYWVDDQKKTINVITELFTSGSLRQYRQKHPRVDLKAIKNWARQVLRGLDYLHTHQPPIIHRDLKCDNIFVNGNHGEVKIGDLGLATVMLTPRAKSVIGTPEFMAPELYDENYDELVDIYSFGMCMLEMFTLEYPYSECTNAAQIFKKVSKGVKPAALAKITNIQAKQFIEKCLVPASERLSAKELLQDPFLCSDNSSVLVGTKFPSSLPKSVDVSLEALHMDVDTNESMCTSTCKRNDLGGPHRSVLEFTRTNKNTELKLTGEKLDDNSVSLVLRIADLCGHARNIHFLFYLDSDTAMSVAAEMVEQLELADCDVTFIADFIDLLIVNLVPGQQLMNDAVMSTSSESKMGESEHVITSQQHPSELTHDYVLVEGMMHSKEANASPSDYIDSLLNATNLGGPNSSEGSDISVQLDGSSKSLSEYGVDEYRTLECGAYKGTDKLGCRHPLSNGSSNFAIFQMDQASHHSELVIGASVSITENRDVLNGELGLIEAQYEQWFRELTRMREEALEGARKKWLPDK is encoded by the exons ATGGAGGTGTTCGGCGATCTGGATAAGGTGGACGATGCTGAGTGCGTGGAGGTGGATCCGACCAGGCGGTACATACGC TACAATGAGGTGCTAGGGAGAGGAGCTATGAAGACTGT TTACAAGGCATTTGATGAGGTTGAAGGCATTGAGGTTGCATGGAGCCAAGTGGAGATAGATGAGGTTATGCAATCTCCAGATAATCTTGAACGGCTATACTCTGAAGTTCATCTACTAAAGTCTCTCAAGCATGAAAACGTAATGAAGTTCTATAATTATTGGGTTGATGATCAAAAGAAGACAATTAATGTTATTACAGAACTTTTCACATCTGGAAGTCTCAGGCA GTATCGTCAGAAACATCCACGTGTTGACTTGAAGGCAATAAAGAATTGGGCTAGACAGGTACTCCGTGGGCTGGATTACCTGCACACCCACCAACCTCCAATTATCCACAGAGACCTGAAGTGTGACAACATTTTTGTCAATGGGAATCATGGAGAAGTTAAGATTGGAGATCTTGGATTAGCCACGGTGATGCTAACGCCTAGAGCAAAAAGTGTTATTG GTACTCCTGAATTCATGGCGCCTGAGCTATATGATGAGAATTATGATGAACTTGTTGATATATACTCATTTGGAATGTGTATGTTGGAGATGTTCACTCTTGAGTATCCTTACAGTGAATGTACAAATGCAGCTCAAATTTTTAAGAAAGTATCTAAG GGTGTCAAGCCGGCTGCTCTGGCTAAAATCACAAATATTCAGGCAAAACAATTTATTGAGAAATGTTTAGTTCCTGCTTCTGAAAGGCTGTCTGCCAAAGAACTATTGCAAGACCCCTTTCTTTGCTCTGATAATTCTAGTGTTCTTGTTGGCACTAAGTTTCCGTCATCATTACCCAAATCAGTAGATGTCTCTTTGGAAGCTTTGCACATGGATGTTGACACCAATGAATCTATGTGTACTAGCACATGCAAGAGAAATGATCTTGGTGGTCCACATAGATCTGTGTTGGAGTTCACGCGAACTAACAAAAACACAGAGCTAAAGCTAACAGGCGAGAAACTTGATGACAATTCAGTATCACTGGTTTTGCGAATTGCCGATTTGTGTG gaCATGCAAGGAACATTCATTTTCTCTTCTACTTGGATTCTGATACAGCTATGTCTGTTGCTGCTGAAATGGTCGAGCAGTTGGAGTTAGCAGACTGTGATGTTACTTTCATTGCTGATTTTATTGATCTTTTGATAGTGAATCTTGTCCCTGGTCAGCAGCTGATGAATGATGCAGTAATGAGTACTTCCAGCGAATCTAAAATGGGTGAAAGTGAGCACGTAATTACTTCCCAGCAGCATCCATCGGAGTTGACACATGATTATGTACTAGTTGAAGGTATGATGCATTCGAAAGAAGCCAATGCATCACCAAGTGATTATATTGATTCTCTCTTGAATGCAACCAATCTAGGAGGACCAAATAGCTCTGAAGGGTCAGACATTTCTGTTCAGCTTGATGGGAGTTCCAAAAGTCTTAGTGAGTATGGCGTTGACGAATACAGGACACTGGAATGTGGTGCGTACAAAGGAACCGATAAACTGGGCTGCAGACATCCGTTAAGTAATGGTTCAAGTAATTTTGCAATCTTTCAGATGGATCAAGCATCACATCACTCGGAGTTGGTGATCGGTGCATCGGTTTCAATTACTGAAAATCGAGATGTGCTAAATGGAGAGCTTGGTCTGATTGAAGCTCAGTACGAGCAATGGTTTCGTGAATTAACAAGGATGCGGGAAGAAGCTTTGGAAGGAGCCCGGAAGAAGTGGTTACCAGATAAATGA